In the Helianthus annuus cultivar XRQ/B chromosome 11, HanXRQr2.0-SUNRISE, whole genome shotgun sequence genome, one interval contains:
- the LOC110942352 gene encoding F-box/kelch-repeat protein At5g60570 yields MNRERGAYGGRVDYTSNDSLLPGLYDDVALICLAWACRFDYASLSCLNSRFNSLINSGYLYELRKRLGIIEHWVYMLCDPRGWESFDPTSQRWMRLPRIPCDECFNHADKESLAVGSELLVFGRELFQFAIWKYSLINRNWVKCEGMSHPRCLFASGSFESIAIVAGGSDQNGNILESAELYNSSTGKWEMLPNMHTPRRLCSGFFMDEKFYVIGGMTNPNDSLTCGEELDLKTKRWRKIDGMYPNVNRAVMAPPLVAVVGNQLYAVEYLTNMVKKYDKEKNVWDVLGRLPVRADSSNGWGLAFRAYGDELLVVGGQRGPEGEAIVLNSWNPNSGVKNGVLDWKVLGIKDHAGVFVYNCAVMGS; encoded by the coding sequence ATGAACAGGGAGAGAGGAGCTTACGGCGGTAGGGTAGATTACACATCAAACGATTCTCTTCTTCCGGGATTATACGACGATGTAGCTTTAATCTGTCTTGCGTGGGCATGTAGATTCGATTACGCTTCACTATCCTGTTTAAATTCCAGATTTAATTCGCTTATAAACAGCGGGTACCTGTACGAATTACGTAAACGATTGGGGATCATAGAGCATTGGGTGTACATGCTTTGCGATCCTAGAGGATGGGAGTCGTTTGATCCAACGAGCCAAAGATGGATGCGGTTGCCCAGAATCCCTTGTGACGAATGCTTTAATCATGCAGATAAAGAATCGTTAGCCGTTGGTAGTGAATTATTGGTGTTCGGGCGCGAACTGTTTCAGTTTGCTATATGGAAGTACAGTTTAATTAACCGGAATTGGGTAAAATGCGAGGGAATGAGTCATCCCCGTTGTTTGTTCGCATCAGGGAGTTTTGAGTCAATTGCTATTGTAGCAGGGGGTAGTGACCAAAACGGTAACATTCTAGAATCAGCAGAGTTATACAATTCATCGACTGGTAAATGGGAAATGTTACCGAACATGCATACTCCGCGTAGATTATGTTCCGGTTTTTTCATGGATGAAAAGTTTTACGTGATAGGAGGAATGACGAATCCGAACGATTCGTTAACGTGTGGGGAAGAACTTGATCTCAAAACAAAAAGATGGCGGAAAATTGACGGGATGTACCCTAATGTAAACCGGGCTGTCATGGCACCGCCTCTTGTAGCAGTCGTCGGAAATCAGTTATACGCAGTTGAATATTTAACCAACATGGTTAAAAAGTACGATAAGGAAAAGAATGTATGGGATGTTTTGGGAAGGCTTCCGGTTAGGGCTGATTCATCTAACGGTTGGGGTTTAGCGTTTAGGGCTTATGGAGATGAACTTTTGGTTGTGGGTGGGCAACGAGGACCCGAGGGTGAAGCCATTGTTCTAAACTCATGGAACCCAAACTCGGGTGTTAAAAACGGCGTTTTGGATTGGAAGGTTCTCGGGATTAAGGATCATGCCGGTGTCTTTGTTTACAATTGTGCTGTTATGGGTTCTTGA